In a genomic window of Flavobacterium lipolyticum:
- the mce gene encoding methylmalonyl-CoA epimerase, with amino-acid sequence MVNKIEHIGIAVKNMEDANVLFEKLLGVPSYKMESVESEGVLTSFFQTGTNKIELLVATNPESPIAKFLEKKGEGIHHIAFDVEDIHAEIARLKNEGFVLINDVPKKGADNKLVVFLHPKNTNGVLVELCQEIK; translated from the coding sequence ATGGTAAATAAAATTGAGCATATCGGAATTGCCGTGAAGAATATGGAGGACGCCAATGTGCTGTTCGAAAAATTACTGGGCGTTCCGTCCTATAAAATGGAGTCGGTAGAAAGTGAAGGGGTTTTAACCTCGTTCTTTCAAACTGGAACCAATAAGATTGAACTTTTGGTGGCGACGAATCCCGAAAGTCCTATTGCAAAGTTTCTGGAGAAAAAGGGAGAAGGAATTCATCATATCGCTTTTGATGTCGAAGACATTCATGCCGAAATCGCCCGTTTGAAAAACGAAGGTTTCGTGCTGATTAACGACGTTCCTAAAAAGGGAGCCGATAATAAATTAGTGGTTTTTTTACATCCAAAGAACACAAATGGCGTTTTGGTCGAGCTTTGTCAGGAAATTAAATAA
- a CDS encoding Ig-like domain-containing protein, with the protein MLKNNFRYIAFLLIFFMLSCAKRGSITGGLKDTLAPVLKYSSPKNFSTNFKGNEIILGFDEYVKLKNLNKQLIISPPMKHEPLILPTTASKVITIKIKDTLQPNTTYSFNFGQSIADNNEGNSINQFKYVFSTGSSIDSLSISGQIKDAYEKNVDNFVSVMLYEVNDTYKDSLIYKQSPRYITNTLDSLRTFKLENLKAGKYLLMALKDKGNNNRYNPKDDKIGFIKHYITVPNDTVFELELFKEVLPFKAVKPVQASGNRLYLPYEGKQNFKLSKPKVVLKHGNETMETIVTAFPKKDSLQIWYKPLKAKADSLAVEVSKEKYNKRFSVKIKDQKKDTLNITAVQNGTINFRDRFTLESATPLVKFDKSKIRLVNKDSTAVDFTTEYDEFEQKLYVDFKKEPVEKYSITFFPGALTDFYEKSNDTLAIKLSTKEPADYGNLVLNLKNVKRFPIIVEATNAKGDVVYASDYSEGKTKMEFNLLVPDKFTIRIIYDDNKNRIYDSGDFLNKKYAEEVFYYQTAVDVRTNWDVDQAIDLSVPFNPEVEKKQAEKKKKDEEKKRKAF; encoded by the coding sequence ATGTTGAAAAACAACTTTAGATATATTGCATTTTTACTGATCTTTTTTATGTTAAGCTGTGCCAAACGCGGCAGCATTACCGGCGGACTAAAAGACACACTGGCACCGGTATTGAAATACAGCTCGCCTAAAAATTTCAGCACTAATTTTAAAGGCAACGAAATTATTCTGGGATTTGACGAGTATGTAAAACTTAAAAACCTCAACAAACAGCTTATTATTTCACCGCCAATGAAACATGAGCCATTGATTTTACCTACCACAGCGAGCAAAGTGATTACTATTAAAATAAAGGACACTTTACAGCCTAACACTACCTACAGTTTTAACTTCGGACAAAGTATAGCAGACAACAACGAAGGAAACTCGATAAACCAATTCAAATATGTCTTTTCAACAGGTTCTTCTATTGATTCGCTTTCGATAAGCGGACAAATTAAAGATGCTTATGAGAAAAATGTAGATAATTTTGTTTCGGTAATGCTTTATGAAGTAAACGACACCTATAAAGATTCCTTAATTTACAAGCAAAGCCCACGCTACATCACCAATACACTGGACAGTTTACGTACTTTCAAACTAGAAAATTTAAAGGCCGGAAAATACCTGCTGATGGCCCTGAAAGACAAAGGAAACAACAACAGATACAACCCTAAAGATGATAAAATCGGTTTTATCAAACACTATATTACCGTTCCGAACGACACTGTTTTTGAATTGGAACTGTTTAAGGAGGTACTTCCATTTAAAGCTGTAAAACCTGTACAAGCCTCAGGAAACAGACTGTACCTTCCTTATGAAGGCAAACAAAACTTTAAACTTTCGAAACCTAAAGTGGTCCTGAAACACGGGAACGAAACCATGGAAACCATTGTTACCGCATTTCCGAAAAAAGATTCCCTGCAAATTTGGTATAAACCCCTAAAAGCTAAAGCAGATTCTCTAGCAGTGGAGGTTAGTAAAGAAAAATACAACAAAAGATTTAGTGTAAAGATTAAAGACCAAAAGAAAGACACTTTAAACATAACCGCTGTTCAAAACGGGACCATCAATTTCCGTGATCGATTTACCTTAGAATCGGCTACTCCGCTGGTAAAATTTGACAAATCCAAAATCAGACTGGTTAACAAAGATTCGACTGCTGTAGATTTTACGACAGAATACGATGAATTTGAGCAAAAACTCTATGTTGATTTCAAAAAAGAGCCTGTCGAAAAATACAGCATAACATTTTTCCCGGGCGCACTAACTGATTTTTACGAAAAATCCAATGACACTCTGGCCATTAAACTAAGCACAAAAGAACCTGCCGATTATGGAAACCTGGTTCTGAACCTAAAAAATGTAAAACGTTTCCCCATTATTGTTGAAGCAACTAACGCAAAAGGGGATGTTGTATACGCCAGTGATTACTCTGAAGGCAAGACTAAAATGGAATTCAATTTATTAGTCCCTGATAAATTTACGATTCGAATAATCTACGACGACAATAAGAACAGAATCTACGACTCCGGAGATTTCCTGAATAAAAAGTACGCTGAAGAAGTCTTTTATTACCAAACTGCTGTAGATGTCCGCACCAATTGGGATGTCGATCAGGCTATTGATTTAAGCGTCCCGTTCAATCCTGAAGTAGAGAAAAAACAGGCAGAAAAAAAGAAAAAAGACGAGGAGAAAAAAAGGAAAGCCTTTTAA
- a CDS encoding cytochrome c oxidase assembly factor Coa1 family protein, giving the protein MENDWIEKENWFKRNWKWFLPSAFLCLFLIGFLAASTSPEGITDIAKAYSDELLFEKAIEKANKNPSILENIGTIEPIDKLAILEGNVRYSNHHNTVNLSVRVNGAKRKGKLNISAFKKGTVWAYQKITVRAKNPETEIIVLEEPQK; this is encoded by the coding sequence ATGGAAAACGATTGGATTGAAAAAGAAAACTGGTTCAAAAGAAACTGGAAATGGTTTTTACCTTCCGCCTTCCTATGTCTGTTTTTAATTGGATTTTTGGCCGCTTCAACCTCTCCCGAAGGCATCACCGATATCGCCAAAGCTTATTCAGACGAGCTGCTTTTTGAAAAAGCAATTGAAAAAGCGAATAAAAATCCAAGCATACTTGAAAATATCGGCACAATTGAACCCATCGACAAACTGGCTATTCTGGAAGGAAACGTTAGGTATTCCAACCATCATAATACCGTCAACTTATCGGTAAGAGTCAACGGAGCCAAAAGAAAGGGTAAATTAAACATTTCTGCCTTCAAAAAAGGAACAGTATGGGCGTACCAAAAAATTACTGTCCGCGCCAAAAATCCTGAAACCGAAATTATCGTCTTAGAAGAACCTCAAAAATAA
- a CDS encoding nitrilase family protein produces the protein MKIALIQSNLYWENASENRKQFESKINTIDTDVNLIVLPEMFSTGFTMNAAAVAETMQGETISWIQSLAKQKKAAIVGSLVIVENEKYYNRMVFVFPSGEIQYYNKRHLFSLAGEDQFYTKGDEKVIVNYLDWKICLQVCYDLRFPVFARNVENYDLLLYVANWPKVRTNAWDALLKARAIENLSYVIGVNRVGLDANNFEHIGHSQAVDFLGNYILEPQETEDVFVVELDKNTMLETRKKLDFLSDKDVFRIDL, from the coding sequence ATGAAAATCGCACTTATACAATCCAATCTTTACTGGGAGAATGCTTCAGAGAACAGAAAGCAATTCGAATCCAAAATCAATACAATCGATACTGACGTTAATCTGATCGTGCTGCCGGAGATGTTTTCAACGGGATTTACCATGAATGCCGCCGCAGTTGCCGAAACAATGCAGGGAGAAACGATCTCCTGGATACAGTCTTTGGCGAAACAAAAAAAAGCAGCTATTGTGGGAAGTCTTGTTATTGTGGAGAACGAGAAGTATTACAATCGAATGGTATTTGTTTTTCCGTCAGGTGAAATTCAATATTACAACAAACGCCATTTGTTTTCGCTAGCAGGAGAAGATCAGTTTTATACCAAAGGAGATGAAAAAGTAATTGTGAATTATTTGGATTGGAAGATTTGCCTGCAGGTTTGTTATGATTTGAGATTTCCCGTTTTTGCCCGAAATGTAGAGAACTACGATTTACTACTGTATGTCGCCAACTGGCCTAAAGTAAGAACTAACGCCTGGGATGCTTTGCTTAAGGCTCGTGCGATCGAGAATCTAAGTTATGTAATTGGGGTGAACAGAGTAGGACTGGATGCCAATAATTTTGAACATATTGGGCATTCGCAAGCGGTTGATTTTTTAGGAAATTATATTCTCGAACCACAGGAGACCGAAGATGTTTTTGTGGTGGAACTGGATAAGAACACTATGTTAGAAACCCGAAAAAAACTTGATTTTTTAAGCGACAAAGATGTGTTTAGAATCGATCTTTGA